From one Parambassis ranga chromosome 5, fParRan2.1, whole genome shotgun sequence genomic stretch:
- the LOC114435412 gene encoding piggyBac transposable element-derived protein 4-like, translating into MSARYNVQKALELIFSDVQQDNSDSEEEVVSEEEDGEEYNPEHDESSSEEEENAEAERETFLSKNSKITWFSEAYDQHGREAEQNVIKMTPGPTRYAVSHAHDIVSTFYLFITPAIEKIILEMTNLEGFRKNGDSWKKMDETDLRAYLGLLILAGVYRSRGEAAASLWDAESGRPIFRATMPLKLFHTYSRLLRFDNRESRPARRVTDKLAAIREVWDKWVERLPYLYNPGPDVTVDEQLVPFRGRCPFRQYMPSKPAKYGIKSWVACDAKSSYAWKMQVYTGKLTSGGPEKNQGMRVVLDVTEGLRGHNVTCDNFFTSYELGQQLLKRKITMVGTVRKNKPELPPALLATKERMWHLN; encoded by the exons ATGAGTGCACGTTATAACGTCCAAAAGGCTCTGGAGCTGATTTTTTCAGATGTCCAGCAAGACAACTCTGattcagaggaggaagtggtatcagaagaagaagatggggaGGAATACAACCCAGAGCATGATGAATCAtcttcagaagaagaagaaaatgctgAAGCTGAAAGAGAGACTTTCCTttcaaaaaacagcaaaataacatGGTTCTCGGAAGCATATGACCAACATGGCAGGGAGGCAGAACAAAATGTCATAAAGATGACCCCAGGACCCACAAGATATGCTGTTTCTCATGCCCATGACATTGTCTCTACATTCTACCTGTTCATCACACCAGCAATAGAAAAAATAATCCTGGAGATGACAAATCTGGAGGGTTTTCGCAAAAATGGAGACAGCTGGAAAAAGATGGATGAGACTGATCTGCGGGCCTACTTAGGGCTGCTCATCTTAGCAGGTGTTTACAGGTCCCGAGGTGAGGCTGCAGCCAGTCTATGGGATGCAGAGAGTGGAAGGCCAATTTTCCGAGCTACAATGCCACTCAAACTCTTTCACACCTATTCAAGACTGCTACGTTTTGATAACCGCGAGTCAAGACCAGCGAGACGTGTGACAGACAAACTTGCAGCCATAAGAGAGGTCTGGGATAAGTGGGTGGAGCGGCTGCCCTACCTCTACAACCCAGGGCCTGATGTAACAGTGGATGAGCAACTGGTTCCATTTAGAG GTCGTTGTCCTTTCCGCCAGTATATGCCCAGCAAGCCAGCAAAATATGGGATCAAGTCATGGGTGGCTTGCGATGCCAAATCAAGCTACGCTTGGAAGATGCAAGTCTACACTGGGAAGCTGACCAGTGGAGGTCCAGAGAAGAACCAGGGGATGAGAGTAGTGCTTGATGTGACAGAGGGACTGAGGGGTCacaatgtgacatgtgacaaTTTTTTCACCTCTTATGAACTCGGACAGCAGCTCCTGAAGAGGAAGATAACCATGGTTGGCACAGTTCGAAAGAACAAGCCTGAGCTCCCACCTGCACTGCTTGCAACAAAGGAGAGGATGTGGCACCTGAATTGA